TTAGGAATATTTTTAGTTATTTTTCTTCCTTCTTTTCTAGTATAAGAGATGTTGTATTCACATTCAATACTTGATATCACTTGTGCAACTTCTTTAAATACTTTATAATCTTCTAATCTTCTTTTTAGATCCTTTTCTTTTTCCTCTTCCTTTTCAACACTTAGTATAGATACTGCTTTTATCTCTAATAATTCCGATGCAATTTCTAAAAACTCCACCTTTACACTTAAACTATCACTTTGTGCTTTCTCTATAAATTGAAGATATTCATCTATTATCTGAGATATTTTTATTTCAGATATTTTCATTTTCTTCTTTTCTATAAGATGTAGTAAAAGGTCTAAAGGGCCTTCAAAGTTATCTATTTTTAATACAATCTCCATCTGCTTTTACCCTTACCTTTTCTTTCCAATTTAAAACATCATTTTTTATTGTTTCTTTTAATTCATCCATTGAATTAAATTTCTTTTCTTGTCTTAAAAACTCTATTAAAGAAACATATATTCTTTTTCCATATATATCTTTATCAAAATCTAATATATGAACCTCAATACTTCTTTCATCAGGTTTCAATGTTGGATTTTTTCCTATATTAATGACTGCATGCCACCAATTTTGTTCACCTTCTATTTTAACTCTTCCTCCATATATACCAAAAGGAGGATATATCTTATTTAATATTTTTAAATTTGCCGTAGGAAACCCCATTATTCTTCCTAACTTTCTTCCATGAACAACTTCACCAATAATTAAAAATGGTTGTCCTAAGCATCTATTAGCTATATCTAAATTCCCCGTTGCTAACATTTCTCTTATAAATGTTGAACTTATAATCTGCTCTTTAATTTTTACTGGTTCTATTATATTAACGAAAATTTTATGTTGTTTTCCCAATTTTCTTAAATTCTCAACTGTTCCTTTTCCCCCTTTTCCAAAAGAAAAGTTAAATCCTACATATATCTCTTTTGCTTTTAACAACTCTGCTAAAACTCTTTCTACAAATATCTGAGGAGTCATATTAGAAAACTCTTGAGTAAATGGTTGAAGTATTAAATAATCTACCCCTAAAGATTCTATTATATGAATTTTCTCTTCTAAAGAGCTAATTAATTTAGGTGCTTTTACTCTATTTGTCACTTCCATTGGATGATTTAAAAAAGTAAAAACAACTGATTTACCACCGGTTTCTTTTGCTTTTTTTACAGCTTGAGAAATTAATTCCCTGTGTCCCATATGAATTCCATCAAAAGCACCTATAGCTACGTATGTATTTTCAAAGTTTTCTTTAGTTAGCAAAATATCCTCTATTATTTTCATTGTACTCCCCTTATGCTTCCCTTTCTTTTTCTAAAAGTTCATTATGTATTTCTTCTAATCTTCTAAATCTATTTCTAATTCCTGATTTAGATATTCCTATCATCTCTGCTAACTCTTGTAGTGATGCCTCTGGATTTTCTAATCTTAAAAATGCTATTTCCTCTAAAACTGGACTCAATTCATTTAATCCAATTTTATACCCAATATA
This portion of the Cetobacterium somerae ATCC BAA-474 genome encodes:
- a CDS encoding segregation and condensation protein A, with translation MEIVLKIDNFEGPLDLLLHLIEKKKMKISEIKISQIIDEYLQFIEKAQSDSLSVKVEFLEIASELLEIKAVSILSVEKEEEKEKDLKRRLEDYKVFKEVAQVISSIECEYNISYTRKEGRKITKNIPKEFDLTSLKLQDMFNSYVKYLPKDEEYLEIEVEKRYSLKEEMDRIKVILYSSEKVVLELFRRAENRTHLVYIFLAILDLYRDGVILIEGEGNLKLFRRD
- a CDS encoding bifunctional riboflavin kinase/FAD synthetase; translation: MKIIEDILLTKENFENTYVAIGAFDGIHMGHRELISQAVKKAKETGGKSVVFTFLNHPMEVTNRVKAPKLISSLEEKIHIIESLGVDYLILQPFTQEFSNMTPQIFVERVLAELLKAKEIYVGFNFSFGKGGKGTVENLRKLGKQHKIFVNIIEPVKIKEQIISSTFIREMLATGNLDIANRCLGQPFLIIGEVVHGRKLGRIMGFPTANLKILNKIYPPFGIYGGRVKIEGEQNWWHAVINIGKNPTLKPDERSIEVHILDFDKDIYGKRIYVSLIEFLRQEKKFNSMDELKETIKNDVLNWKEKVRVKADGDCIKNR